TTACGGCGCAGGACATAGCCGTGAATATTACCAAACCCGAGTTTGAAGGGGAATATACTGTTGTGACCTTCGGTTTTACTAAGATGAGCCGGCAAAGCCCTGAAGCTACCGGGCAGGCCATCGGCGAAGCGCTGGTGAAAGCCAACCCGGAGCTGATCGCGAAGTATAACGTGGTAAAGGGGTTCCTGAACCTCACTATCCACGATAACTACTGGACTAACTTCTTACAGGCATCATATAACAATAAGTTAACGGCGCAGAAACCGGCTAACGGTAAGAAAGTGATGGTAGAGTACTCCTCTCCCAACACCAACAAACCGTTACACCTTGGGCACCTGCGTAATAACTTCCTTGGCTACTCGGTAGCAGAAATCCTCAAAGCCAATGGCTATGAAGTGATCAAGGCGAACCTGGTAAACGACCGTGGTATCCACATCTGTAAATCGATGCTGGCCTGGCAGCTGTTCGCCCATGGCGACACGCCGGAAAGCACGGGTATTAAAGGAGATCACCTGGTAGGTGATTACTATGTAAAGTTCGAGTCCATTCTCAAAGAACAGGCAGAACCGATCATCTCCCGCGTACTGGAAGGTAAGTTCTCCGACTTCGACGGCGAAGACCTGGAAAAGGTGCGGAAGCTGCATGCGGCTTTCGTAAAACCGGAAAACCAGGGCAACGACGAGAAGCTGGGCAAGATCGCCGACGAGGTGAAAGAACTCGCGCGTAACAAGACCGAGATCATGGTACAGGCCAAGATCATGCTGCAACAGTGGGAAGCCGGTAACCCGGACGTTCGCGCGCTGTGGAGCAATATGAACCAGTGGGTGTACAAAGGTTTTGACGAAACGTATAAAAGACTGGGTATCGACTTCGATAAGATGTACTACGAAAGCGAAACCTACCTGTTAGGTAAAGCAGTAGTAGAAGAAGGCCTGGAAAAAGGGGTGCTGTTCCGCAAAGAAGACAACTCCGTATGGATCGACCTGACGGCCGACGGCCTGGACCAGAAGCTGCTGCTGCGTGGCGACGGCACTTCGGTGTACATGACCCAGGACCTGGGCACGGCGCGCCTCAAGTACGACGACTATAAAATGGACCAGAGCATGTACGTGGTGGCCGATGAACAGGCGTATCACTTTAAAGTGCTGAAACTGATCCTGGAAAAGATGCAGGAGCCTTGTGCTTCCGGCATTCACCACCTCTCCTACGGTATGGT
This genomic interval from Chitinophaga horti contains the following:
- the argS gene encoding arginine--tRNA ligase; the protein is MSVVSAIKNAAAAAVQEIYQQPFTAQDIAVNITKPEFEGEYTVVTFGFTKMSRQSPEATGQAIGEALVKANPELIAKYNVVKGFLNLTIHDNYWTNFLQASYNNKLTAQKPANGKKVMVEYSSPNTNKPLHLGHLRNNFLGYSVAEILKANGYEVIKANLVNDRGIHICKSMLAWQLFAHGDTPESTGIKGDHLVGDYYVKFESILKEQAEPIISRVLEGKFSDFDGEDLEKVRKLHAAFVKPENQGNDEKLGKIADEVKELARNKTEIMVQAKIMLQQWEAGNPDVRALWSNMNQWVYKGFDETYKRLGIDFDKMYYESETYLLGKAVVEEGLEKGVLFRKEDNSVWIDLTADGLDQKLLLRGDGTSVYMTQDLGTARLKYDDYKMDQSMYVVADEQAYHFKVLKLILEKMQEPCASGIHHLSYGMVELPHGRMKSREGTVVDADDMIDEMLATAKQQTQELGKVKDFTEDELTQLYETIGLGAIKFFLLKVDPRKRMIFNPEESIDLHGFTAPFIQYAYARIRSILREFGTTGMSDNYAYMAELLPLEKDLIVLNEQFGNVIEDAAKETSPAVIANYAFQLAQSFNSFYAKKENGRYVYSIIDAENEEKKHLRLQIASLTANTIAQSLKLLGISVPERM